In Bradyrhizobium sp. 170, the DNA window TGGGCTTGATCTGCGGCAGCGTCACCACGAAGAAGCTGCGCAGCCTGTTCATGCCGAGGCTGCGCGCGACCATCTCCTGCGTGGCATCGAAACTCTGCAGCCCCGCCGCGACCGAGATGACGACGTAGGGCAGACCGAGCATGACATTGGCGAGCACCAGGCCGGTCATGGTCGCGGCCAGGCCGACCTTGGCGAAGACGAAGAAGATGCCGACCGCGGTGATGATGATCGGCACCACCAGCGGCAGCAGCAGGGTCATGTGAACGACCCGCATGATGCGCCATTTCGACTGGCTGATCGCGTAGGCCGCGGCAACGCCGAGCGGGGTCGCGATGACCACGGTGAGTACGGCAACCGTCAGCGTCACGCGGGTCGCCTGCATCCAGGCCGGATTGCCGATATATTCCTGATACCAGCGCAGCGACAGCGATGGCGGCGGAAAGCTCAGGTAGCGCGCGGCCGAGAACGACATCGGCGCGATGATCAGGATCGGCAGGATGAGATAGAGCAGCACCAGTGCGCAGGTCACGACCAGGGCAATGCGGAACGGGCGGGACATCGTCATTTTTGCCCCAGCACGCGATCGAGCGGAATGAAGCGGCTGACAACGAAGAAGATTACGCCGACCGCGACCAGCAGCACGACGCCGACGGCGCTGGCCGCACCCCATTGGTCGTAGAGTTCGACATTGCGGCTGACAAGCATCGATATCATGATGGTGCGGCCGCCCCCGAGCAGTTCCGGCGTGATGTAGAAGCCGAGGGTGAGCACGAAGACCAGCGTACTGCCCGCGAGCACCCCGGGCAGCGAGAGCGGCAGAAATATCCGCCAGAAGGTGAGCAAGGGACCGGCGCCGAGACTGGCGCCGGCCAGCATCAGATCGCGCGGGAACTGCTGCATGGTGGCGTAGAGCGGCAGCACCATGAACGGCAGCAGGATATGCAGGGTCGCAACGACGGTGCCGAAAGTGTTGTGGACCAGCGCCAGCGGCTCGTCGATCACGCCGAACTGGCGCAGCAACTGGTTGATGACGCCGGTCCGCTGCAGCAGCGCGAGCCAGGCATAGGCGCGGACCAGCACACTGGTCCAGAACGGCAGCACCACCAGCGCCAGGATGATGATGCCCCACCTTTTTGGCGCGACGCTCGCCGCATAGGCTATGGGATAACCGAGCAGCAGCGCCAGCAGCGTCACCAGCAGGCTGATTTGGAACGTTAGCGCAAAGCTGCGCCAGTAGATGTCCTCGCTCCAGATCCGGCGGTAATTCTCGAGCGTAAAACCGTTGTGATAGACCGACTGCCAGGCGAGCCAGCCGACCGGCAGCACGACCAGCAGCAG includes these proteins:
- a CDS encoding ABC transporter permease, with the translated sequence MSSPVQDLSVLHQRREQRLMLALALPALLVILLLVVLPVGWLAWQSVYHNGFTLENYRRIWSEDIYWRSFALTFQISLLVTLLALLLGYPIAYAASVAPKRWGIIILALVVLPFWTSVLVRAYAWLALLQRTGVINQLLRQFGVIDEPLALVHNTFGTVVATLHILLPFMVLPLYATMQQFPRDLMLAGASLGAGPLLTFWRIFLPLSLPGVLAGSTLVFVLTLGFYITPELLGGGRTIMISMLVSRNVELYDQWGAASAVGVVLLVAVGVIFFVVSRFIPLDRVLGQK
- a CDS encoding ABC transporter permease; this encodes MTMSRPFRIALVVTCALVLLYLILPILIIAPMSFSAARYLSFPPPSLSLRWYQEYIGNPAWMQATRVTLTVAVLTVVIATPLGVAAAYAISQSKWRIMRVVHMTLLLPLVVPIIITAVGIFFVFAKVGLAATMTGLVLANVMLGLPYVVISVAAGLQSFDATQEMVARSLGMNRLRSFFVVTLPQIKPSVIAGGIFAFISAMDETIVALFISGGQYQPLTKRMFTALRDEIDPTIAAISTLMTAVSFMLVLIATSRSKKGA